In the genome of Nonomuraea sp. NBC_00507, the window CCTCGGCCGTCAGCCGCACGTCCACGTGCTGCCCCGCCACGTGTCCTGGCCAGCCGGGCACGTCGAACACCAGTGAGCGGGCGGTGGCGGTCTCGTCGCGGACCTCGTGCAGGCGGGCGGCCTGCCAGGTCAGGCGGCGGCGCACCTAGTCGCCCTCGTAGCGCTGCTCGCGCCACGGGTCGCCGTAGTTGTGGTAGCCGGCGGTCTCCCAGAAGCCGGGCCAGTCCTCGTTGAGCAGCCGGATGCCGCGTACCCACTTGGCGGACTTCCAGAAGTACAGGTGCGGCACGATCAGCCGGGCCGGGCCGCCGTGCTGTGGCGCCAGCTCCTCGCCGTCGAAGCGGTGCACGATCCACGCCTTGCCGTCGAGCAGGTCTTCGAGGGGCAGGTTGGTGGTGTAGCCGCCGTAGGAGTAGACCAGCGCGTATTCGGCGGTGGTCTCGACGTCCTCGAAGAACACGTCGAGGGAGACGCCCTCCCAGCTGGTGCCGAGTTTGGTCCACTTGGTGACGCAGTGGATGTCGACCGTCGGCGTCTGCATGGGCAGGGCCATGAACTCCTGCCACGACCAGCGGTGGGTCTGCTCGGCCTCGGTGTCGATGGCGAACTCCCACCGGTCGAGCGGGACCCGCGGCGTCGGCCCGGCCGACAACACCGGGAAGTCCTCGACCAGGTATTGGCCGGGCGGCAGCCGGTCGCCGCCCTCTCTGCGCCTTCCGCTGAAGCCCCGCGAAACGATGCCCACGACGCGCCCCCTCCTAGTGATCCCGATCTATTCCACCACGCCTCGGGGTGACAAGCCCGGATTCATAGGCGAACACGACGAGTTGTGCCCGATCGCGCGCCCGCAGCTTGGTCATCGCCCTGCTGACATGCGTCTTCGCGGTGGTCGGGCTGATCACCATGTGGGCGGCGATCTCATCGTTGGACAGGCCGCGGGCCACCAGTGCGGTGACCTC includes:
- a CDS encoding sulfite oxidase-like oxidoreductase, with product MGIVSRGFSGRRREGGDRLPPGQYLVEDFPVLSAGPTPRVPLDRWEFAIDTEAEQTHRWSWQEFMALPMQTPTVDIHCVTKWTKLGTSWEGVSLDVFFEDVETTAEYALVYSYGGYTTNLPLEDLLDGKAWIVHRFDGEELAPQHGGPARLIVPHLYFWKSAKWVRGIRLLNEDWPGFWETAGYHNYGDPWREQRYEGD